A DNA window from Myripristis murdjan chromosome 19, fMyrMur1.1, whole genome shotgun sequence contains the following coding sequences:
- the LOC115377536 gene encoding uncharacterized protein LOC115377536, whose amino-acid sequence MQEKLNLSLREKRQLRKRKIYQENVMFREKARLLSVGKYRTNLPHRERVLEMGVKKYRENTEHRETIKARSLGKYRDSIEHRETVKARSLGKYRDSIEHRETIKARSLGNYRDSTQYREKLKKRSKAQYHDSVGHKQRVISSVRLGRKQRVDKSKDFGFVREQFLEKVRDGPDFVCCVCHRLFFRYQVVSCDRETYRQSSATAAVADRCIGQHYLHRCSGECVAPCSLVSSRGTLWICYTCDRKLSSGEMPAECWVNNLELDPIPAELGSLNSLEQHLIALHIPFMKMLALPKGGQNGVHGPVTCVPANIVQTANVLPRSSMEGSLLQVKLKRKLTYKGYYEYQFVDTLRVRQALEYLKRTNVHYRGIDFNEDWVNEFVREEDREREEAESGSEDEAEVRSGQDRGQGEICDLAESADIGQDELLHDRQQHCMFQDTCLMPVDIGQEALDQYFKDILNIAPAEGNSPVRMLSDHTNEAKCFPVLFPTGEKTYHDGRWHDLTLARYLNNRIMHADGRFARNVEYIFFAQYVSELDKVVSSVSVALRKDKGGQRPQRVSEDMLADADALKQLLACDDGFRFLKPIRGTPAFWQSVQKDVMACVRQLGIPTWFCSFSSADMRWQNLLTSILKQEGRSQTVEDLEWADRCALLRRNPVTAARMFDYRWHCFLKEVLMSPCQPIGKIIDYFYRVEFQQRGSPHVHCLFWIEGAPQIDKNTDEEVIEFIDRYVTCELPSDDDTLLDTVSSVQTHSKRHSKSCRKNKTTCRFNFPKPVSARTFICRMPECKCDKKKTAEAESNSENKPACKCFEDRDKMPKEFAHKILEDVKKAVERDVPPASVDDLFRSLRINQEIFEMAYRRLEKKHKVVYRRGVNEVWVNQYSKKLLKCWNANMDISFVTDAYAVVIYIISYITKAEREIGLLLTNAQKEAKKQGNLSAKEALRKLGSVYLHNRDVCAQESVYRLTNMHLRECSRKVVFVPTGSRIVRMSLPLSVLRQMAASRDLREEDMFMTSIVDRYRNRPDSVVFDNMCMATFASEYRVLSKNEMSKDRIELKNDLGFILRRTRTQFAVVRYMRFNLDREEEAHFQSLLQLFLPYRTDSDLKPEGFELFEQFYNDGEVLFSDGSVHSVSDVVDENRARFEVNCPHLELAQEIAAQNNGVDEDVWGELCPEQEAERLEGLEEMRQQREGEIAEEQLVESLVNVPDLIVGGRQVVQLERNRSILSRTEGLALVRSLNETQLGVFYKVRQWCLQKVMGKNPEPLRVFVTGGAGTGKSHLIRAIQYEAARLLSTLCDQPDDICVLLTAPTGIAAYNLNAATIHHTLSIGKQASLPYTPLGEDKLNSLRAKLCHLQILIIDEISMVNHNLLAYVHGRLRQIKQTGDFSPFGNVSVIAVGDFYQLPPVKGKPLYSSPVGLDLWCNFSIVELKKIVRQKDSVFAEMLNRLRVRSRATPMLDSDVEMLKMRETGEVSSALHIFATNRQVSEHNLNYLFDCCPDYVTIEAQDFVTNRTTGNLERMPGHHGVAADTSLPETLCIARNARVMLCKNVDVADGLVNGACGTVTQIVFGEDSTFPLTVYVRFDDEKIGSDRRKNRAHAAVECLQSTAIDPEEDRATKRGGLRRQFPLRLAWACTVHKVQGLTVDEAVVSLKRVFAPGQAYVALSRVRALSGLIIEDFTERAIYCKDAIKEALDSMPPFLIEQPEPSLNAHSFSVYLMNVQNLSRHVLDLVSCTQHLQLTCIAVTETWLTAQSSLDSVQIEGYTFHSRPRGLCYSSSNPKLVELKNLEHGGVGLYSVDNLDCNILQVPDLNLECLVCLCHKFNILLAVIYRPPCYQISLFKQNLGKLLDWLHPISNTIVIMGDFNENILKTSSICKFMGEKGFSQHVTQETTEKGTLIDHVYVKTTRYNVECAVMPTYFSDHEGVLCSFSVNDDQGLVVDLEEVEGLFESDVDFDEG is encoded by the coding sequence ttttgttagggagcagtttttagaaaaggtcagagatggacctgattttgtgtgctgtgtgtgtcataggttGTTTTTTAGATATCAGGTGGTTAGTTGTGATAGGGAAACTTATAGGCAAAGTTCAGCGACAGCGGCTGTGGCAGATAGGTGTATAGGCCAGCATTATTTGCATCGGTGTAGTGGTGAGTGTGTTGCGCCGTGTTCATTGGTTTCATCGCGCGGTACTTTGTGGATTTGTTACACGTGTGATAGGAAGCTTAGTTCAGGTGAGATGCCAGCTGAATGCTGGGTTAATAACTTGGAGCTTGATcccattcctgctgaactgGGATCTTTGAATAGTTTAGAACAGCATCTTATTGCGTTACACATTCCATTCATGAAGATGTTGGCACTGCCTAAAGGCGGGCAGAATGGAGTACATGGACCGGTGACATGTGTTCCAGCCAACATTGTTCAGACTGCGAATGTGTTGCCACGTTCGAGTATGGAGgggtctctgcttcaggttaagctgaagcGGAAACTCACTTATAAAGGGTATTACGAGTACCAGTTTGTCGATACGTTGCGTGTAAGACAGGCGCTAGAGTACTTAAAGAGGACAAATGTTCATTATAGAGGAATTGACTTTAATGAGGACTGGGTTAACGAGTTTGTTAGGGAAGAAgatagggagagggaagaggccgagtcaggcagtgaggatgaggctgaggttaGGTCAGGTCAGGATAGAGGTCAGGGTGAAATCTGTGATCTAGCAGAATCAGCAGACATAGGACAGGATGAACTgttacatgacagacaacagcactgcatgtttcaggacacttgtcttatgcctgttgatattggtcaggaagctttagatcagtattttaaggatattttgaaTATTGCGCCTGCAGAAGGGAATAGTCCGGTAAGAATGCTTTCTGACCACACGAACGAGGCAaaatgttttccagtgttgtttccCACGGGCGAGAAGACGTACCATGATGGTCGGTGGCACGACTTGACATTGGCGCGTTATCTTAATAATAGGATTATGCATGCCGACGGTCGTTTTGCGCGTAATgtagagtatatattttttgcgcAGTACGTGTCGGAGTTGGACAAggttgtgtccagtgtttctgtCGCGTTGCGTAAAGataaaggaggtcagaggcctcAACGGGTTAGTGAGGATATGTTGGCAGATGCGGACgccttgaagcagttgttggcgtgtgatgatgggtttaggtttcttaaacccatcagaggaactccggccttctggcagtctgtccagaagGACGTGATGGCTTGTGTGCGTCAGTTAGGTATTCCGACGTGGTTTTGCTCGTTTTCGTCTGCGGATATGCGCTGGCAGAATCTCctgaccagcatcctgaaacaggaaggcagatcgcAGACGGTAGAGGATTTGGAGTGGGCTGATAGGTGCGCGTTGTTGCGACGTAATCCTGTGACTGCGGCGCGAATGTTTGActacaggtggcattgttttctgaaagaggttctcatgtctccctgtcaacCAATCGGCAAAATAATCGATTACTTTTATAGGGTCGAATTTCAACAAAGAGGCTCACCACATGtgcattgtttgttttggattgaGGGTGCTCCacaaattgataaaaacacagatgaggagGTTATAGAATTTATTGACCGTTACGTCACATGTGAGCTaccctcagatgatgacacactattgGACACTGTGTCATCAGTTCAAACGCATTCCAAACGACATTCTAAGTCGTGCCGTAAAAATaaaacgacatgtcgtttcaattttccaaaacctgtttctgcgcgcacattcatttgtagaatgCCTGAgtgcaaatgtgacaaaaagaagACAGCGGAGGCTGAatctaattcagaaaacaagccagcctgtaaatgttttgaggaTAGGGATAAGATGCCTAAGGAATTTGCGCACAAAATTCTTGAAGATGTCAAGAAAGCTGTGGAACGCGATGTGCCTCCTGCTAGCGTAGACGATTTGTTTCGTAGTTTGCGTATTAATCAGGAGATCTTTGAAATGGCTTATAGGCGTTTAGAGAAAAAGCATAAGGTTGTCTATAGGAGAGGGGTGAACGAGGTTTGGGTAAATCAGTATAGCAAGAagttgttgaagtgctggaatgctaacatggacattagctttgtcaccGACGCCTACGCAGTAGTAATATACATAATATCGTATATTactaaagcagagagagaaattggcctcttattgactaatgcccaaaaagaagcaaaaaaacaagggaatctctctgccaaagaagccctgcggaagctgggcagtgtatatttacacaacagagatgtttgtgcgcaggagtcggtgtataggctaacgaacatgcaccttagggagtgttccagaaaggttgtgtttgtgccgacagGCAGTAGGATAGTTAGAATGAGTTTGCCCCTCagtgtgttgaggcagatggccgcctcCCGTGATCTACGGGAGGAGGATATGTTTATGACTAGTATAGTAGATAGGTATAGGAATAGGCCTGACAGCGTAGTGTTTGATAACATGTGTATGGCTACCTTTGCATCTGAGTATcgtgttctcagcaaaaatgagatgtctaaagacagaattgaactgaagaATGACTTAGGATTCATTCTTAGGAGAACacgcactcagtttgcagtggtgcgATACATGCGTTTCAAtttggatagagaggaggaggcacattttcagagcctgttgcagttgtttcttccttatagaactgactcagacctcaaacctgaaggctttgagctgtttgagcagttctATAACGATGGTGAGGTGTTGTTTAGCGACGGCTCTGTACATTCGGTTAGCGATGTTGTCGATGAGAATAGGGCAAGGTTTGAGGTTAATTGTCCTCACCTTGAGTTAGCTCAGGAAATAGCTGCGCAAAACAACGGTGTAGATGAggatgtttggggtgagctttgtcctgaacaggaagcggaaCGCCTTGAGGGTTTAGAGGAGATGAGGCAGCAGCGGGAAGGTGAGATAGCTGAGGAACAGCTAGTTGAGTCGTTGGTTAATGTGCCAGATttgattgttggtggcagacaggtagtgcagttagagagaaacaggtccatTTTATCTAGAACTGAGGGTTTGGCGCTTGTTaggtctctgaatgagacacagcttGGTGTTTTTTATAAGGTGAGACAGTGGTGCTTGCAGaaggtgatgggtaaaaacccagagcctctgcgtgtatttgtgacaggtggtgcagggacggggaaaagtcatttaattaggGCTATTCAGTATGAGGCAGCgcggctgctgtcaacactttgtgatcaaccagacgatatctgtgttttgttaactgctccaacaggaatagctgcatacaatttaaatgcagcaacaattcatcacacattgagtattggcaaacaggctagtttaccttacacccctctgggtgaagataaactaaactctttgcgaGCAAAATTATGtcacctccaaattttaattataGATGAAATAAGTATGGTTAATCACAACCTGTTGGCTTATGTCCACGGTAGGTTAAGACAGATTAAACAGACAGGCGACTTTTCCCCGTTTGGTAATGTTAGTGTGATAGCTGTCGGGGACTTCTATCAGTTGCCTCCCGTTaaagggaagcctctgtataGTAGTCCTGTTGGTCTGGACCTGTGGTGCAATTTCAGCatcgtggagctgaaaaagatagttagacagaaggatagtgtttttgcagagatgcttaataggttaagagtgcgttccagggccaccccaatgttagatagcgacgttgaaatgttgaagatgcgcgagaccggcgaggtgagctcagccttgcatatctttgcgacgaataggcaagtaagtgagcacaacctaaattatctgtttgactgttgtcctgattatgtcaccattgaggcgcaggattttgtgactaacaggacaacagggaatttggaacGGATGCCCGGGCATCACGGCGTTGCGGCGGACACGTCTTTACCGGAGACTCTGTGTATAGCGAGGAACGCGCGCGTCATGTTGTGTAAGAACGTGGATGTTGCGGACGGCCTGGTcaatggagcatgtggcacggttactcagatagtttttggagaggattccacgtttcctctcacTGTGTATGTTAGATTTGACGATGAGAAAATTGGTTCAGATAGGAGGAAAaaccgtgcacatgcagcagtagaatgcctgcagtctactgccattgatccagaggaggatagagcCACCAAGCGTGGCGGTTTGcgtcgtcagtttcctctgaggttagcgtgggcttgcactgttcacaaagtgcaaggactcaCTGTGGACGAGGCGGTAGTGTCATTGAAGAGGGTGTTTGCACCGGGGCAGGCATATGTAGCGCTTAGTCGTGTTAGggccttgtctggactgatcatcGAGGATTTTACAGAGAGGGCTATTTACTGCAAGGACGCCataaaggaggccttggatagcatgcctccatttttgattgagcagccagagccttcattaaatgcacacagtttctctgtgtatttaatgaacgttcAAAATTTAAGTCGGCACGTGttagatttggtgtcttgcacgcagcatttacagcttacctgtattgctgtgacagaaacgtggctcactgcacagtctTCATTAGACAGTGTCCAAATTGAAGGTTACACTTTCCACAGTCGTCCTCGaggcttgtgttacagcagcagtaacccTAAATTGGTAGAGCTAAAGAACCTAGAACACggtggagttggtttgtatAGTGTAGATAATTTGGACTGTAACATTCTGCAGGTGCCCgatttgaatctggagtgtttggtgtgcctgtgccacaaattcaacatattgttGGCAGTAATTTATCGTCCACCGTGTTACCAaatttctttattcaaacaaaatctggggaagttacttgattggttacatccaatcagtaacacaattgtaataatgggggatttcaatgagaacattttaaaaacatcctcaatttgcaaatttatgggTGAAAAAGGATTTAGTCAGCATGTAACACAAGAAACTACAGAGAAGGGGACACTAATTGATCacgtttatgttaaaacaacacgGTATAATGTGGAGTGTGCAGTCATGCCCACGTATTTTAGTGACCATGAAggtgttttgtgtagttttagtGTTAACGATGATCAGGGGTTAGTTGTTGActtggaggaggtagagggcctCTTCGAGTCAGACGTAGATTTTGATGAGGGAtag